Sequence from the Deltaproteobacteria bacterium genome:
CGTTTCTGCCGGGTCAAGACCAGCCTTCAGGATTCCTTCGAAGCGGCCGCATAAAGGGCCTCGGTCACCTTGTGGGATGCCTGCTGGAGGGCTTCGTAGGCGGATTTCAGCTTCATCGCATCGCCCGTATCCCGGGCCGCCTGGAGCATGCTGATCAGTTCCTTCAGATGGGAAGCGTCCGAGGGATCGAGGATATCCCCCGCCTCGTTCACCAGCTTGTCGGCCTGGTACAGCAGGCCGTCGGCCTCGTTCTTCATCTCGATGAACTTCACCCGCTCTTCGTCGCTCGCCCTGGCCTTCTCGGCCTCGGAGACGAGATTGCTGATTTCGTCGGCGCTCAGGCCCGAGGCAGCGGTAATCCGGATCGACTGTTTCTTGCCGGTCCCGAGATCAGCCGCCGACACCTGCACGATGCCGTTGGCATCGATATCGAATGCCACCTCGATCTGGGGAACGCCGCGCGGGGCGGGCGGAATGCCTACCAGCTCGAAATTACCCAGGAGCTTGTTGTCGGCGGCGAGGGGCCGCTCGCCCTGGAAAACCTTGACCGTCACGACGGGCTGGTTGTCCTGCGCGGTCGAGAAGACCTGCGATTTCCGGGTCGGAATGGTGGTGTTCTTCTCGATGATCTTGGTGAATACGCCACCGGCGGTCTCGACGCCCAGCGACAGCGGGGTCACGTCCAGCAGAAGCACGTCCTTTACCGCGCCGGTGAGTATCGCTCCCTGAATCGCCGCCCCAATGGCAACAGCCTCATCGGGATTGACGCTCCGGTTCGGTTCCTTGCCGAATATCTCCTTGACCTTGGCCTGGACCTTCGGCATCCGGGTCATGCCGCCCACGAGCAGCACTGTGTCGATCTGGGCGGCGGTGAGCCCCGCGTCCTTGATGGCCATTTCGCAGGGGGGAATCAGCCGGTCGATGAGATCGCTGACCATCTTCTCGAACTCGGCACGCTCCAGCGTGTAGTTCATGTGCTTGGGGCCCGACTTGTCGGCGCAGATGAACGGCAGGTTGATGATCGCTTCATTGGCGGTGGAAAGCTCATGCTTGGCCTTTTCGGCCCCTTCCGACAGCCGCTGCAGCGCCATGCGGTCCTTGCGCAAATCAATCCCGGTTTCTTTCTGGAACTTGGCGATGAGCCAGTCGATGATGCGGAGATCGAAATCCTCGCCGCCCAGGAACGTATCGCCATTGGTGGACTTTACATTGAAAACGCCGTCCGACAGTTCGAGAACGGAAATATCGAACGTGCCACCGCCAAGGTCGAACACGGCGACCTTTTCTTCCCTGCCCTGCTTGTCAAGGCCGTAGGCCAGCGCGGCCGCCGTGGGCTCGTTGATCACACGCAGCACATCAAGACCGGAAATCTTGCCCGCATCCTTGGTCGCCTGCCGCTGCGCATCGTTGAAGTAGGCCGGACAGGTGATGACCGCCTTGGAGACTTCCTCCCCGAGATAGTCCTCGGCCGTGGATTTCATCTTCTGGAGCACCATCGCCGAAATCTCGGCAGGTGCATACTGCCGGCCCCGGGCCTCGACCCAGGCGTCCCCGTTGGCATGCTCGATAATCTTGAAAGGCGCGATGTCCTTGGTCTTCTGGACTTCCTGGTCGGTGAAGCGCCGGCCCACGAGCCGCTTCGTCACGTAAATCGTATGTTCGGAGTTGGTGACCGCCTGCCGCTTGGCCACCTGCCCGACAAGCCGTTCACCCGATTCGGTAAAACCGACGATGGAAGGCGTCGTCCGTGCGCCCTCGGAGTTGGCGATCACGACAGGCCCCGAACCCTCCATAATCGCGACGCAGGAGTTCGTCGTCCCCAGATCAATGCCGATAACCTTATCGCCCATTCAAAGGGTTCCTGGCCTCTTCTCCCGCCACATCGCGGGTCATGACGAACTTTCGGACGAAGGGGTATCTGGACCGTTTCCGGATGATACACCATCTCCGTCGGCGGCTACCGTAGCCGCTCCCGCCTGCGGTGCAGGCACCTTGGAAACCCCCACAAGCGCCGGTCTTAGCAGCTTTTCATAGATCATGTATCCTTTTTGATACAAATCAACCACCTGGCTGGGCGGCACGTCGTCCCGCTCGATCTGCTGCATTGCCTGGTGAATGGCCGGGTCAAAGGCCGCACCGATGCCGGGAACCGGCTTGATACCGTATTTCTCGAACGCCTGCTGGAACAGGGTAGCCGTCATCTGGATGCCGGTAAGAAACTGCTGCACGGCCGGATCTTCAGGCAGGTTGCCGGCATGTTCGAGGGCCCGCTGGAAGTTGTCCAGCACCTGAAGCGCCTCGGAGGCGAACTTTTCATGTCCGAACCGGATGAGGTCCAGCCGGTCCTTCTGCGTGCGCTTGCGGAAGTTTTCCTGGTCGGCGAGCGAGCGCTTGTATTTGTCGTCTGCTTCTTTCAGCGCCGCCTGGGCCGCCTCCAGATCCTTCGCCATTGACTCGATCTGGGCTTGCATCGCCTGAACCATGGCGGAATCGGGCGGCGGATCGTCCGCGGCACCGGTACCAGGGACGTCGCCCGTATCGATTTCGACACCCGCCGGCTCGTCTGCGTTCGGCCCGGTCTCGCCTTTGTGCTCGCGGCTGATCCGCTCAACGCTCTGCAGCGCTTCGCGCATCAGTTCTTCAGGATCAACAGTCTTCGACAAGTTCTTGTGCTCCCTGCTTCCCGGACTGCCGGTTCGAAACCGTTTACCAGATTAAATGCGGTCTAGGCCAGTCCCGCATCACCGGCCGCACGCGTCAGCCGCGCCGCCAAATACGTCACCGCCGGCAGGATCCGTTCGTAATCCATCCGGGGAGTACCCAGCACACCCACGATTCCGATCGGATCCGATCCTTCGGGGCCATATCCGGCCACCACGAGTGCCGCCGGAAAACCGTCAATCCCGGTTTCCGAGCCAATGAGCGTCCGCACCCGGCCGTCGCCATCGCGGGCCACCCGCTCCAGAAGCCGCGCCAGCCGGCTCCGCTCCTCCAGCAGCTCCATCACCGCACGGAGCCGCTTCTCGTCGCTGGAAAGCTCCGGGGCCGTCAGCACGCTACTCAGCCCCTCGACGATGAGCCGCCCGCCGGAATCCTCGGCCTCGACGCCCGCCAGCGTCTGCCCGGCGAGCTTCAGTGCCGCCGTCCGGAGCCGGTCGTATTCATCCTGGGCATGGCGGAGCTCCTGCGCCACCCGCTCGCGCAGTTCGGCCAGCGTAAGTCCGTGGAGAATCGAATTAAGATAGTTGTTGAACCGCTCCAGTTCGGCAGTTTCGACTTCCTCCGGGGAAACCAGATGCCGGTGACGAACATCCCCCGACTCGGTGACGATGATGGCCACCAGTTCATTCCGGCGGAGTCTCAGGAACTCGATCCGGCCGAGACGCTCGGCCCTGGCCACCGGCGAGAGCACCAGACCCGCGCAACTGGAAAACATGGCCGCCAGCTTCGATCCCTGCGGCAGGCAGTCGCGGAAACTGGTGGCTCCGGTGAGGCCGGATTCGATGAGCGCGGCATCCCCGTCCTCCAGCCCGGCCGGTTCCATCAGATCCCGCACGAAGACCCTGAAGCCCTCGTCCGTGGGCACCCGGCCGGCCGATGCATGTGGCTGGTGCACAAGGCCATCAGCCGCGAGTTCGCCGAAAATGTTCCGCACCGTGGCGGCCGAGCAGTCCAGCCCGCCGCCCCGGACAATCTCAGACGAGGGCACCGGTTCGCCGCTCCGGACAAACATCTTCACGAGCGTGCCCAGCACCACATGACGCCGGTCGGTTTTCATTCGTCTCGCCATCAACAAATTACCAAATAGTTTCAGGCAGTTGCGTCATCCTTAGGTTAACGCATTCAGTGTAAATCGGACACCGCAAAAGGCAAGCGGACTTAGTCTGCCAAAAGGCCCGCAATCACCCGGTTTGCCAGCAGCACCGACCGGGGCGTAAGCCGCCAGCGGCCAATTCTCAGTTCAACTTCGCCCCGCCCGGCGGCCCGCTCCAGCCTTGGCAGAAGCCCCACCGTCTTTTCAGTCCCAAACTCATGGCTGAGTTCTTCCAGCGAGATTCCCTCGTCCAGCAGCCGCAGGCCGAGGAAAACGGCTTCCTCGAACGCCTCGCTCCGGTCCACCTCGCGCCATTCGGGACAAATCCCGCGAACGGGCGCCAACAGTGATGCCAGTTCCCCCGTTCCTGCCACGCCTTCCACATATTTGCCGTGCCGTTCGAATGGCCGGGGCACGGACCAGCGTAAATCCGGGCTGTGGCCCTCACCCGGCCAGAAGCCGTGCGCCCCGGCGCCAAGGGCAAGATAGGGAACCCGGCGCCAGTAGAGCGAATTGTGCACCGCCTCGTGTCCCGGCAGCGCGAAGTTGGAGATTTCGTAATGGCGGTAACCGGCGGCCGCCAGCAGTTCACGTGCGGCCTCGAAGCAGTCGGCCTGGAAATCGCTGTCTGGCACGCCGAGTTTTCCTTCCTTCTGGAGGCGTCCGAACTCCGTGCCTGTTTCGACCGTAAGTCCGTACATCGAGACATGCAGAGGGCGGTATGCCAGTGCCCGGCGAAGTCCGGCGGCGAACCCTTCCACTGTTTGCCCCGGCAGGCCGTACATGAGATCCAGCGACCAGCTTTCGAGACCGCTCCCGGCAAGCAGTTCGAGCGCCGTTTCGGCCCTGGGAACATCGTGGACCCGGCCCAGCGTTTTCAGCACATCCGGCTGGAACGTCTGTACCCCAAGGCTCACCCGCCCGATGCCCATGCCCCGGTAGCGGGCCAGTTTTTCCCGCGTCAGCGATTCAGGATTCGCCTCCAGCGTCACCTCACGAAGTCCGGAGATATCAATCCACCGGCCGAGGGTGTCCAGAAGCTCCCCGATCAGGAGGGGCTCCACTGCCGAAGGGGTGCCGCCGCCGAGATACAGCGTCTGAAAGCCGCCCGCTCCGGCGGCCGAATCCAGAACCGGTGGAACCAGCAGTCCGGCTTCCCGCCGGAGCCGTCCGAAGTATACGGATTCGGCGCCCTCCGGCAGCGTCCCATCGGGCCACGAGTTGAAGTCGCAGTAGTGACACTTCCGCGCACAGAACGGGATATGGACATAGAGGCCGGGACACCGGCCGGAAGCATCAGGGGACACCGGCATTTCGCGGCCATTGTGGCCATACCGCCGCTAAAAGTCCCGTACCTTCCTTAACTCTTGGACCGATCTCCCCGATGGGCTAGTTTCCTCCTTCAGGCAAGGGAAACCGAGGCACGCCCATGATACCGACCGACCAGCTCAAACACATCGCGTTGTTCAGCGGCTTCACTCACGACGAACTGGAAAAGGTCGCCGCCGTCATGGACCAGAAAACCTGGAAGGACGGCGAGATCATCATCCGTGAGCGTACGATTGGCGAAGGGTTCCACTGCATTGCCAACGGTGAAGTGGCCGTCTGCCGCCGCCAGGGCGAAGAGCTTGAGGTATTCGCGACACTGAAAAAGGGCGAGCATTTCGGCGAGATCAGCCTCGTGGACAAGAAACCGACCACCGCCGACTGCGTGGCCAAGGGCACAACCACGACGCTGTTCCTGAGCCGCATGAAATACCGGTCCCTGATCGACAGCCAGCCAGCCATCGGCGTCAAGTTCCTTGAACACTTCTGCATGTCGCTCTGCGGCCGGCTGCGGGCCACCAATGAGGTCCTGTACGCCGAGAAAAAGATGTCCAAGAAGCTCAAGGAGAGCGCCGGCCGGAGCGTCTAGGGGTCACATTTATTTTCCCTTCGCACCGCCGCCGGATCAGCTACACTTCCCCCGGCAACCGGCCGGACCTTGAAGGCGGCGCGGGGAGAGGTTCATCGAGACCGTGGCATCCGCTAATCCGATCCAGAGCATCCGGACCGAACTGAAGCAGACTTTCATCGAGCGCGAGGAGCTGATCGACGGCACCCTCGCGGCGCTGCTTGCCCGTGAGCATGTGCTCCTGATCGGGCCGCCGGGAACGGCCAAGTCGATGCTCGCCGACGAACTGTGCAAGCGGATCGACGGGGCAGACTATTTCCAGTGGCTGCTGACCAAATTCACGACACCGGAGGAGATCTTCGGACCCATCTCTTTAAAGGCGCTGGAACGGGACGAATACACCCGCATCCCCCGGGACAAGCTGCCGGTGGCGCACGTGGCGTTCCTGGACGAGATCTTCAAGGCGAACAGCTCGATCCTGAACGCACTCCTGTCGCTCATCAACGAGCGCAAGTTCCACAACGGCGACAAGCCGCAGGATGCGCCGCTGATCTCGATGTTCGGAGCCTCCAACGAGCTGCCGGACGAAGAGGAACTGACCGCCCTGTATGACCGCTTCATGCTCCGCTACCTGGTGAAATACCTGGAGGAAGATGCGAACTTCGTCTCGATGCTGGCACTCAAGCAGCCCAAGACGCGGACCCGGATCACGCTGAAGGAGCTCGACGAGATCCAGGATGAAGTGACCGCCATCGATCTGCCGGATCTGGTCATGAACCTGATCCTGACGGTCCGCAACAAGCTGAAGAAGGAGAACATCATCCCCTCCGACCGGCGGTTCCGCAACTCGCTGAACCTGCTCCGGGCGGTGGCCTACATGGAAGGCCGGAGCCACGTCACCGATTCCGACCTGATGATTCTCTGCCACGTCCTGTGGACGACGCCGGATGACATCCCGGTGGTGGAGAACGTCGTCTATGACGTGGCCAATCCCTTTGACCGGAGGGCGGACGAGTTCCTCCAGCAGGCCCAGGAGATCTCGGCCTATGCCCGGCGCGACTGGGCCGACGAGGACGAGCGCACCAAGGCCGGCATCGAGGCCCACACAAAGTTCAAGAAGATCCACTCCCGCATCGGCGATGTGATCAAGCGGGCGAGCCAGGAAGGCCGTTCTCTCGGCAAGATCGAGGATGTCCGCGTCCGGATCGAGCGGATGCACAACGAGATCCTGGAGAACTGCCTCGGACTGGAAGAAGCTCCCTGAAGACCGGAGCGGCCCGGCTGGAGCCAGCGTAAATGGCCTACACGCCCCCCAAGGATGTCGAGCGCGGCGAGTTCCGGCGCCGGAAGAAGACAGCCGCTGAACCACCGGCGCCTGCGGATCTGTCCGTCATCCATTCGGTCGAAAACGATTCCTTCGACCGGGCCATGTTCAGTGAAATGCTCGACGACTCGCCTGTGCTGGCGGACCTGAAGCGCCGGGGCGAAACATTCTTTTCGCCATTCGGGACGCTGCTGCAGGACGTCTTTTCGAGTTTGTACAAATACAACATCCGGCTCTCGGACCCGAAAACGCTCGTTAAGAGCAATCTCCAGAACCGGAGCCTCGTCGAAAGCGCCATGGGCCGTAAGGAGTGGCTCGAACTGCGCAAGTTCACCATCCTGAACGAACCCTCGGCGGCCGTCGCCACCTACAGCCTTGCCAGCGGGATTCTCAGCCAGATCCAGAAGGACATGGCCGAACAGGTCAACGACATGCACGACTCCGAGCAGCGCATGGCCGACCAGCAGGAGGAGATTGAATCGCTGGAAGAACTGCTGGAGAACTACAACGCCTCCCAAGAAATGGAGGAGAAGATCCGCGAGCGGCTGGAGCAGGCCCGCGAGGAAATGAGCGAGAACGCCGAACGGTATGACCAGCAGGTCCAGGATTTCGAGAACGACCCCGCCCGCCAGAGCGCGCTGGAGCGGGCGCTCACCGACGGGTTCGAGCAGGCCCTGAACGATGTGCGCGACTCGCAGGAACTGATGGAAGGTTTCGGCGAGGAAGCCGGCCAGAACCAGCGGATGACGGTGAACCAGCGGCTGCTCCTGGCGAAAAAGCTCCAGACTTCGGACAAGCTGAAGCGGCTTGCCAAGATGGTGGGCAAGTTCAAGCGGCTGGCGCTGGCCGAACAGCGCCGCCGGGTGATGCAGCACCACGAGGAGATGTACGACGTCACCCTGGGTAACGACATCTCCCGTCTCATACCGGCGGAACTGTTCACCCTGCGCCATCCGCTGCTCCGCAAGGATTTCCTGCGCCGGTTCGTGGAAGGAAAGCTCCTCCAGTACAACCTGCGCGGCGACGAGGAGCGGGGAAAGGGCGCCCTCGTCGTCTGCATCGACGGCAGCTACTCGATGGAAGGCGAAAAGGAACTCTGGTCCAAGGCGGTGACGCTCGCCATGCTGGACATTGCCACCCGGCAGAAGCGCAACTTCCGGGCGATTCACTTCGGTTCGAAGAAGGATCCGCTTACGGTGATGGAGTTCCCGAAAAACGAGCTGCGGGAACGGCGGATCGAGAAGGTGGAGCAGCTCGCCGAGTATTTCATCGGCGGCGGCACCGACTTCGAGAAACCCCTCCAGGAAGCGATCTATTCGCTTGAGCGCGACGACAAGCAGCGCGGCGACATCGTGTTCATCACCGATGGCGACTGCGTGGTGTCGTCCCGGTGGCTCGCCGAGTTCCGGCGGATGAAAGAGGACCTGGAAGTGTCGGTCTATTCGATCCTCGTGGACATGGGGATCAATACCCCCGCCACGGTGAAGGAGTTTTCCGACAAGGTGACGACCGTCTCGCGCCTCACCTCAGACGAGGTGAAGGACCTGTTCGCGCAGCTGTAGGCCTTATTCCCACATCCGGACGGGCAGCAGGTTCGCCAGGGCAAACCCGGCAATGAGCGCCCAGGAAAGCACGCGGGCCGGCGTTTCGTCGTCCCGGCGGAACATCATGAACGGCAGGAAACCCATCCACCAGGCAGTGGCCGCCGACAGCCATTCGAGCGGCATCATCATCCGGTAACGGAACAGGGCCATCCCGGCGGCGAGCGCGAACGGCACGGTTCCGTGCAGCACCAGCTCGCGGAACAGGCGGTCCTTTTCCGTCCGGGCCGAACGGCGGGCGGCCAGCTTCAGGGAAAACTGGCAGACAAAGAGTGGTGGCAGCAGCAAGCCGGCCATCAGCGCCGAATAGCCCCACTTCCGTGCCGTCGGCCAGTAGTCGAGAATGGAACCCGTGAGTCCCAGGGCGAGCGCCCCGCAGACGGCGGCAGCGAACAGCACTCCGGCGGCAAGATAACGGAGCCCCGCCCCCCGGATCAGGCATTCGATCTGATGGGCACGGTTGTCCTCGTCCACAGCAAGGAACCACAGCACCGAGAACAGGATGCCCGCCGCCCAGAACTGTGCAAGGACCGGTCCAGCCAGCGCCAGCGGCACATGATCCAGCACCGGCTCCAGCACCACCGACAGGAGCGGCGCCGCCAGCCAGAGGGCGAGGTAGAGCCGCATGCCCAGCTTCAGATACAGGGGGCCGCTGTCTCCGGTGTCTTCGGCGGGGCCGAGTTCATGCTGGATCGCCTCGCTGATCCGTCCGCCGGAAATCCGGACAGCGGTGTGCGGGAAATGCCTTTCCAGCTCCCGGTACAAGAAGGCCAGCCATGCCCACAGCAGTGCCCCGGCGGCTGCCAGAACCCCTGCGATGGTAAGCCCGCTGCCCAGCCAGTCGCGGGCGAACGCCCGCACGTATGCCGGAACGGACGGGGGCTGCGACCGGTGGCCGAGCGAGCGGTCCAGCCAGTCCATCACCGCATGGGACATGCCGGGGTGATACACCTCCATGATGTGCTCACAGCCGGGAAATATCTTCAGGCCCCGCGCCGAGCCGTCCTCAAACCGGCCCACCACCTGTCCAGCTTCGGTAATCATGCCGCCGGAAAACCTTTGCGCCAGTTCCAGCGACCGCTCACGGGAGATGTACTGGTCGTACGCACAGTTGAGGAACAGGTAGTTGGGGACTTTCGCCCAGTCACCATTGCCATTGATCCCGGCAATGGCGACCACCGCCCCGACGTCCGCACCGAGCAGCGCTGCGTCGGTCACGGCATGGCCGCCCATCGAGTGTCCGACGAGCGCGATCCGTGCCGGGTCCACATCCGGGCGGCGGCGGAGCGCCTGTATGGCTGCGAGGATTTCCGGCTTTTCCAGCACCTTGAAACCTTCCGGCTCAAACCGCCGGGGGAACCGCATCGCTCCACCGGTATCGCCGTGCCCTCTCACGTCAATGGCGGCCACCACATAGCCCGATCTCGCCAGCGGAAGGATGTAGTTCGCCTCGTAGAGTTCGTGGCTCGCCATGAAACCGTGGACAAACACCACTCCGGGCAGCCTGCCTCCTCCCACCGGACGGGCATAAACCTGCATGGAAACGTCTAGGCTGCTGCCGTCGCTTTCCCGGACGCTTTCCACGTGATCAACGACTTCAAGGCCCGCATACCGGTTCCACCGGAGGACAAATTGCCCCAGTGCCGCTGCGAACAGCCCGGCAACGACAACGATGGTTTTCGCCCGCGTAGACATAGCGCCAGAACCGGCGGGCCAAGCCTAGCCGGACCGGTGGCAAAGCGGCCAGTAGGGAAATTTTCCCGAACGTATACACTTGCAGGTGATGCACCTGGGTCTTTTTCTCGATTCCGCCGAGCCTTTCCTTGCGAGGGAGCTGCTTGTCCTGCAGGAGCGCGGCGTGCCGGTAACCGTCATGCCGTGCGGGCAGGATGTTTCCGTGCCGGGCCCCGTGGAAGCCGTCTTTCGTGGCGGGATTTCGCTTGATGCGGCCGCCTCGGCGGCCCAGATCATCCAGAACCCGGCGGCCTCCCTGAGGACCATGCTCCGCGCCCGGAACCTGATGAGCACGGCGCGGCGGGAACTGAAGGCGGGTTATCTTGCCCGTGTCGTCCGCCGCCGGGGTGTTTCGCACCTCCACGGTGCGCTTTCAGGGGAGGCAGCCGAACTGGCCGCGATGGTGAGCGCGCTGACCGGCATTCCCTTTTCGTTCACGGCCCACGGAGCCGACCTCTTCATCCACAATCCCGGTCTCAGGGACAAAATCCGCCACGCCACGGCCGTCCGTGCGACGACGGAGTTCGCGGCCCGCGAACTCCGCGAGCGGTTCCCCGCCAACGCCGGCGTGATCCACTGCATCCGGCCGGCCGCCGGAGCGGTGGAAGAGGCGGCAAGCCCGCCGGAAGCAGCGGCGGGGCCACCCTTCCGGATCGCGGCCGGCGGTCCGTTCATCTCCCGCTCCGGGCTGGATCAGGCGATCGAGGCAGCCTGCGATCTCACCCGCCGGGGCCTGGAGATTGATCTGGTGATTGCGGGAACCGGTCCTTTGGCAGGTGACCTGCTCAGGCACGTGGAGCTTCGCCGGGCGGGCGGTTTCGTCCGGATCGAAACATCCGGCGACTATGCCCGCGCACTGGCTGGCGCTGCCGTGGCACTGGCTCCATGCCGCCGGGACCGGCTCGGCGGCATTGACCCCGTGCCGGAGTTTGTTCTGGAAGCCATGCGGCTCGGGGTTCCGGTCGTCTCCACGCGGCTCCCCGGCGTCGATGAACTGATCGAAGACAGCCGGACCGGGCGGCTACTGGAGCCGGACAATGCCCATGAACTGGCGGAAGCCACTGCCGAACTTCTGGCCGATCCGCTGCTCCGGCAGCTCCTCGCACAGGCGGCCCGGCGCGAGCTGGCAAAACGGCATGACTCCGGCCGCCAGGCGGGTCTCCTGCTCGGCCTCTATTCGATGCAGTCTCAGCCGGGCGCAGGCGGTTCCACATAACCCGGAGGGGTGCTGCCGTCGCGGAGGCTCTTGAGCGCCTGGAGCAGTTCGTCCGCCGACTGGAACCGGTCCTCCGGTTTCTTGGCGAGCAGCTTCAGGACGATCCAGGCCATGACGGGTGTAAGATCACTGCGGTGCAGGCGGGGGTCAGGCGGCATGGTGTGATTGTGGTGATAGCCGATGTCGCCTTCGGTGAACGGCGGCCGGTTGCAGAAAAGCTCGAACAGGACCGCACCGAATGAATAGAGGTCGCACCGGGCGTCCAGCTCGCCCCCCCGGACCTGCTCCGGCGCCATGTAGTACGGCGTTCCGGAAATCCGGGTGCGGACCTTGCCCAGCTCGTTCATGGCCCTGGCAAGGCCGAAATCGAGCAGCATCACCTTCTTTTCCGTGGTCCAGAGGAGGTTCGACGGCTTGAGATCCCGGTGAATGAGTTTCCGGCTGTGCGCGTGCGACAGGGCTCCGGCCACCTGCTGCGCGATATTGATGACCCCGGGAACGGATATCTTCTTTTTCCGGAGTACCTTGTCGAACGCCTCGCCCTCGATGAACTCCATGACGATGAAATATCCGCGTTCGTCCTCGCCGCAGTCGTAAACATGGACGATGTTCGGGTGTGAAAGCTGCGCCGTCGCCCTCGCCTCGTCAATGAAGAACTTGGCAGCCTCCGGATGGGACTTGAGGTCCGTCGGCATCATCTTGTAGGCCACTGCCCGGTTCAGCACCGTATCGAACGCCCGGTACACAACCCCCATGCCGCCGGCGCCCACTTCCTTTTCCAGACGGTAACGGCCGGTGCTGCGATTCACCGCCTGAATGTCGAGCTGGGTACGTCCGTCGGGCGGGATGGGGCCGGAAGCCGCTGTCCCGGCACCAGAGGGTGCCACATCGGAAAGCCGGACCGATGCCTCCTGGGATGCAGCCACCCGCTGCCCGCCGGATGGCTGCGGGGAAGCCTCTGCCTGCCGCTGGACGCGGAGCAGCCGGTCCTTCACATCCTTGTAATCGTATGCCTCGGCAACGATCTGCTCGAAAATATCGGCAGCCTTCCTGAACTCGCCTGCCTTCTCCAGCAGCGTCGCCAGCATGTAGTAACTGCCAGAGGTTTCCCGGCTGACCTTGACGCCCTGAAGCGACCGCTCCAGCGAACGGATGCCCATGGCGTGGTCACCCTTGCTCACGAACAGCTCGGCCAGCAGCGTGCGCGAATCGCGGAAATCGGGAGAGTCCTCGGTCACCTGCTGGGCCAGCGAGATCGCCTTGTCCACCCTGCCCTGCTGGAAATGGATCCGGGCCGCCTCCAGCGGCCGGCCCGCCTTTTCCAGCACCGCCGCCTGGCGCGTCACGTCGCCCGCCTGCTGCCACGCGTGGGCGGCCTCCCGGTAGTAGGAGAGCTTTTCAAAGTCCATTGCCGCCCGTTTCCACTCGCCGAGACTGGCCCAGAGCTCTGCGGCCCTGGCGAAATCCCCCGCCTTTTCGAAATTTTCCGCCGCTTTCTCCGGTTGCTGAAGCTGTACGTAGATTTCGCCGGCCTGCAGTTCCTCACCGGCCTCGGCATACCAGCGGGCAGCTTCGATCAGTTCGCCCCGCTTGTCGGCACCCGTTGCGCGCTGGAGGGCGGCCGCCTGCTTCTCGCCGAGCCTGTCGTAAATGCCGGCTGCGGCCTCGTGCTCGCCTCCCTGGGCGCAGGCTTCGGCAAGCGCCGCCGTGGGCTTCACCTTCCCCTCGGATGCGATTTGCGCGGCGAGCCTGAACAGATCGAACTTGAGGGCGAGGTCCACACCCTGCTGATGAAGGTTGTTCTGCATGTAAACCTTGCAGATTCGTTTCACCGTTGTGACTGTATCGGCAGGAAACGGCGACCCGGGGATGTGGCCGGTCAGCTGCTTGCGGAGATCGGTTTCGAGTTCCTTCGCCTGCTTGACGGAAAGCGTCTTGGACGTCTTGAGCGCAACGGAAGCCATCGTCTCAAGGCCTGCCTTGCGATAATCGTCCGCCGCCTCATGGGTGAGATTGGCCTTCTCCAGAACCTCTGCCGCCCGCAGGTGATCACCC
This genomic interval carries:
- the dnaK gene encoding molecular chaperone DnaK, with protein sequence MGDKVIGIDLGTTNSCVAIMEGSGPVVIANSEGARTTPSIVGFTESGERLVGQVAKRQAVTNSEHTIYVTKRLVGRRFTDQEVQKTKDIAPFKIIEHANGDAWVEARGRQYAPAEISAMVLQKMKSTAEDYLGEEVSKAVITCPAYFNDAQRQATKDAGKISGLDVLRVINEPTAAALAYGLDKQGREEKVAVFDLGGGTFDISVLELSDGVFNVKSTNGDTFLGGEDFDLRIIDWLIAKFQKETGIDLRKDRMALQRLSEGAEKAKHELSTANEAIINLPFICADKSGPKHMNYTLERAEFEKMVSDLIDRLIPPCEMAIKDAGLTAAQIDTVLLVGGMTRMPKVQAKVKEIFGKEPNRSVNPDEAVAIGAAIQGAILTGAVKDVLLLDVTPLSLGVETAGGVFTKIIEKNTTIPTRKSQVFSTAQDNQPVVTVKVFQGERPLAADNKLLGNFELVGIPPAPRGVPQIEVAFDIDANGIVQVSAADLGTGKKQSIRITAASGLSADEISNLVSEAEKARASDEERVKFIEMKNEADGLLYQADKLVNEAGDILDPSDASHLKELISMLQAARDTGDAMKLKSAYEALQQASHKVTEALYAAASKES
- a CDS encoding cyclic nucleotide-binding domain-containing protein produces the protein MIPTDQLKHIALFSGFTHDELEKVAAVMDQKTWKDGEIIIRERTIGEGFHCIANGEVAVCRRQGEELEVFATLKKGEHFGEISLVDKKPTTADCVAKGTTTTLFLSRMKYRSLIDSQPAIGVKFLEHFCMSLCGRLRATNEVLYAEKKMSKKLKESAGRSV
- the hemW gene encoding radical SAM family heme chaperone HemW, producing the protein MSPDASGRCPGLYVHIPFCARKCHYCDFNSWPDGTLPEGAESVYFGRLRREAGLLVPPVLDSAAGAGGFQTLYLGGGTPSAVEPLLIGELLDTLGRWIDISGLREVTLEANPESLTREKLARYRGMGIGRVSLGVQTFQPDVLKTLGRVHDVPRAETALELLAGSGLESWSLDLMYGLPGQTVEGFAAGLRRALAYRPLHVSMYGLTVETGTEFGRLQKEGKLGVPDSDFQADCFEAARELLAAAGYRHYEISNFALPGHEAVHNSLYWRRVPYLALGAGAHGFWPGEGHSPDLRWSVPRPFERHGKYVEGVAGTGELASLLAPVRGICPEWREVDRSEAFEEAVFLGLRLLDEGISLEELSHEFGTEKTVGLLPRLERAAGRGEVELRIGRWRLTPRSVLLANRVIAGLLAD
- the hrcA gene encoding heat-inducible transcription repressor HrcA — protein: MKTDRRHVVLGTLVKMFVRSGEPVPSSEIVRGGGLDCSAATVRNIFGELAADGLVHQPHASAGRVPTDEGFRVFVRDLMEPAGLEDGDAALIESGLTGATSFRDCLPQGSKLAAMFSSCAGLVLSPVARAERLGRIEFLRLRRNELVAIIVTESGDVRHRHLVSPEEVETAELERFNNYLNSILHGLTLAELRERVAQELRHAQDEYDRLRTAALKLAGQTLAGVEAEDSGGRLIVEGLSSVLTAPELSSDEKRLRAVMELLEERSRLARLLERVARDGDGRVRTLIGSETGIDGFPAALVVAGYGPEGSDPIGIVGVLGTPRMDYERILPAVTYLAARLTRAAGDAGLA
- a CDS encoding nucleotide exchange factor GrpE yields the protein MSKTVDPEELMREALQSVERISREHKGETGPNADEPAGVEIDTGDVPGTGAADDPPPDSAMVQAMQAQIESMAKDLEAAQAALKEADDKYKRSLADQENFRKRTQKDRLDLIRFGHEKFASEALQVLDNFQRALEHAGNLPEDPAVQQFLTGIQMTATLFQQAFEKYGIKPVPGIGAAFDPAIHQAMQQIERDDVPPSQVVDLYQKGYMIYEKLLRPALVGVSKVPAPQAGAATVAADGDGVSSGNGPDTPSSESSS